The following proteins come from a genomic window of Diorhabda carinulata isolate Delta chromosome X, icDioCari1.1, whole genome shotgun sequence:
- the LOC130902308 gene encoding dynactin subunit 2 has protein sequence MANPKYADLPGIAHDEPDVYETCDLPESEQTADFFEEENDPIERIHLSSNEAFNKFKGKYLGSENVDFSNKISKKNRIGYDARSGDWELVGPGENETLIQKYNRLQCELKEVLEEVNKLKTGKKEESENCLVSSQKVEQALKQLADLKLENTLGEELIQKISDPQGVQIKKLLSQLEQFKATINEKPESETEGNESGIVYQFNYRPEKARLIQTTRLADLETRIHKLESAIGIPSDKLSRLTAATSKKSLFEVAEHLSATASLLDSSQLDHIEGRLGAMAQKLEAIAEKKKQVQQDEEKDKMILELFDLVKNTESVAKLLPRTIDRLKSLEQLHNKAANVTKTIAQIEVAQAEMKGHVQNNNMLLQGVQESFATNLNEINSTVISLDARIKALKSK, from the exons ATGGCTAATCCAAAATATGCTGACCTGCCAGGAATC GCTCACGATGAGCCCGATGTATACGAAACTTGTGATCTTCCTGAATCAGAACAAACGGCTGATTTTTTCGAAGAAGAAAATGATCCTATTGAGAGGATTCATCTTTCCTCAAATGAAGCCTTTAATAAattcaaaggaaaatatttgggatcggaaaatgttgatttttcaaataaaattagcaaaaaaaatagaataggtTATGACGCTCGAAGCGGAGATTGGGAGTTAGTTGGACCTGGGGAAAATGAaacattaattcaaaaatataatag ATTACAGTGTGAATTGAAAGAAGTGCTTGAAGAAGTTAACAAACTTAAAACTGGTAAAAAGGAAGAAAGTGAAAATTGTCTTGTATCTAGCCAAAAAGTAGAACAAGCACTGAAACAATTGGCcgatttaaaattagaaaatactttaggagaggaacttaTTCAAAAGATATCAGACCCTCAAGGAGTACAaattaa AAAACTTTTATCCCAATTAGAACAGTTCAAGGCCACTATAAATGAGAAACCAGAATCTGAAACAGAAGGCAATGAATCAGGAATAGTTTATCAATTCAACTATAGACCTGAAAAAGCTCGGCTAATTCAAACTACCAGATTAGCAGATTTGGAAACTAGGATTCATAAGTTGGAATCAGCTATTGGAATCCCCAGTGATAAATTATCCAGATTGACAGCAGCTACATCCAAAA AGAGCTTATTCGAAGTGGCCGAACATCTAAGTGCTACAGCTAGTCTCTTGGATTCTTCTCAGCTAGACCACATCGAGGGAAGATTAGGAGCCATGGCACAGAAATTAGAGGCCATTGCAGAAAAGAAAAAGCAAGTCCAACAAGATGAAGAAAAAGACAAGATG attttggaattatttgatttaGTTAAGAATACAGAGAGTGTAGCAAAATTGTTGCCTCGAACAATAGACAGACTCAAATCACTAGAACAGTTACACAATAAAG ctGCCAACGTTACAAAAACTATAGCACAGATTGAAGTGGCACAAGCAGAAATGAAAGGACATGTGCAAAATAACAACATGCTTCTACAGGGTGTCCAGGAAAGTTTTGCTACTAACttgaatgaaattaattctaCTGTCATTAGTTTGGATGCAAGGATTAAAGCTCTCAAAAGCAAATAG
- the LOC130902307 gene encoding general transcription factor IIH subunit 2 has protein sequence MADEDDTKEYRWETGYEKTWESIKEDDEGFLQASVADIVQRAKRKRQSLKHGSQKLGMMRHLFILLDCSESMSSQDLKPTRLICTLKLVEMFLEEFFDQNPISQVGIILMQNKRAEKISELAGNCRKHIKVINSLNRTSLQGEPSLQNGLDMAMSSLKLLPAHASREILVIMGSLTTCDPGDITKTIDILKQEGVRCSVIGLAAEVHVCRLLADQTNGTYNVILDDIHFKDLLMQQVDPPPAAMCLESNLIKMGFPHQLNVEGSEEPLTMCMCHVDSSDDGSKLTTGGYYCPQCYSKYCELPVECRACGLTLVSAPHLARSYHHLFPAANYIEINFDNQVNGCFACQRILGEADKQVYNCPNCKKIFCIDCDIFIHETLHTCPGCATNPSTFQIALTT, from the exons ATGGCAGATGAAGATGATACCAAAGAGTATCGGTGGGAAACTGGATACGAAAAGACTTG GGAATCTATTAAGGAAGATGACGAAGGATTTTTACAGGCAAGTGTAGCTGATATTGTGCAAAGGGCGAAAAGAAAACGACAATCCCTTAAACATGGTAGTCAAAAGTTAGGAATGATGAGacatttatttatacttttagaTTGTTCAGAGTCAATGTCCAGCCAAGATCTGAAACCAACACGACTTATTTGTACATTGAAA CTTGTGGAGATGTTTCTTGAGgaattttttgatcaaaaccCAATTAGCCAGGTAGGAATCATACTTATGCAAAACAAAAGAGCTGAAAAAATTAGTGAATTAGCAGGGAATTGTAGGAAACACATAAAAGTGATTAATAGTTTGAATAGAACTAGTTTGCAAGGTGAGCCATCATTACAAAACGGCTTGGACATGGCCATGTCTTCTCTTAAATTATTGCCTGCACATGCTAGCAGAGAAATATTGGTAATAATGGGTAGTTTGACCACATGTGATCCAGGAGATATTACAAAAACTATAGAT ATTTTGAAACAGGAAGGAGTAAGATGTTCAGTTATAGGTTTAGCTGCTGAGGTACATGTTTGCAGACTATTGGCAGATCAAACTAATGGTACTTATAATGTAATCTTAGATGACATTCATTTCAAAGATTTGCTAATGCAGCAAGTTGATCCACCTCCTGCTGCAATGTGTCTTGAAtcaaacttaataaaaatgGGATTTCCACATCAACTCAATGTTGAAGGGTCAGAGGAGCCTCTTACTATGTGCATGTG TCATGTGGATAGCTCAGATGATGGAAGTAAGCTGACAACTGGAGGTTATTATTGTCCACAGTGTTATAGCAAATATTGTGAACTTCCTGTAGAATGTAGAGCTTGTGGCTTAACTTTGGTATCAGCTCCGCATTTAGCAAGATCTTATCATCACCTATTTCCAGCAGCtaattatatagaaattaattttgataatcaagtGAATGGTTGTTTTGCATGTCAAAGGATTTTAGGAGAAGCAGATAAACAG gtCTACAATTGTCcaaactgtaaaaaaatattctgtataGATTGTGATATATTCATCCACGAAACGTTGCATACTTGTCCAGGATGTGCCACAAATCCATCAACATTTCAAATTGCTCTTACAActtaa
- the LOC130902310 gene encoding ribonuclease P protein subunit p25-like protein — protein MENYKKGKNVEEPFDRNKIPIPNLPNNFLWMQVRGGSKIRNLLRHAINEFPEVKHVVWTGFGPSVSKCITCAEIMKREFNNSLHQITRLCYRHIEEYWDPLLPDLDQLIVRRKLPMIHIYLSSENLNTDELGYQAPGQKVSLQKEGNVNSKSKSSNKKQKKRKNKSSDKNQRKLNNENQRTKESSSSSTNNI, from the exons ATGGAGAATTACAAGAAAGGTAAAAATGTTGAAGAACCATTTGACAGAAACAAAATACCAATACCAAATCTTCCAAATAACTTTCTTTGGATGCAG gtACGAGGTGGAAGTAAGATTAGAAATCTCTTAAGACATGCAATAAACGAATTTCCCGAAGTGAAACATGTGGTGTGGACAGGATTTGGACCTTCAGTTAGCAAATGTATCACATGTgcagaaataatgaaaagagaatttaataattcattacaTCAAATTACAAGATTATGTTACAGACA TATAGAAGAATATTGGGATCCACTTTTACCAGACTTAGATCAGTTGATAGTTAGAAGAAAATTACCAATGATACATATCTACCTATCttcagaaaatttaaatacagaTGAATTAGg GTATCAAGCTCCAGGTCAAAAAGTATCCCTTCAAAAAGAAGGAAATGTTAATAGCAAAAGTAAAtcttctaataaaaaacaaaagaaaaggaaaaacaaatcAAGTGATAAGAATCAGAGAAAACTGAATAACGAAAATCAGAGAACAAAAGAAAGTTCTAGTAGTTCCACTAACAATATTTAG
- the LOC130902309 gene encoding splicing factor 3B subunit 4, producing MANGPIAERNRDATIYVGGLDDKVSESLLWELFVQAGPLVNVHMPKDRVTMMHQGYGFVEFMGEEDADYAIKIMNMIKLYGKPIRVNKASAHQKNLDVGANIFIGNLDPEVDEKLLYDTFSAFGVILQTPKIMRDPETGNSKGFAFINFASFEASDASIEAMNGQYLCNRPISVSYAFKKDSKGERHGSAAERLLAAQNPLSQADRPHQLFADAPPIGMMPMTIAPPPPPVIMGMMPPPPPTLSNMPPPPPPVPPPGSFPSGIPPPPLPPSQPPLPPGAPPLATTGVSQRPPPPPPPVAPRGMIPPPPPWSGAPGTLPIPSGPPNSTSSGFGGMFPPPPPPGGRPPPPSWRPPPPPPPGFAANRPPFPPRGPPPPPPNFDN from the exons atggcCAATGGCCCTATAGCCGAAAGAAACAGAG ATGCTACTATATATGTCGGAGGTTTAGATGATAAAGTTTCAGAATCTCTGTTATGGGAACTCTTCGTACAAGCAGGCCCTTTGG TCAACGTTCATATGCCCAAAGATCGTGTAACTATGATGCACCAAGGATATGGATTCGTTGAATTCATGGGAGAAGAGGATGCTGACTATGccataaaaattatgaatatgataaaattatatggTAAACCCATAAGAGTCAATAAAGCTTCCGCCCATCAGAAGAACCTGGATGTAGGAGCCAATATATTTATAGGAAATTTAGACCCTGAGGTTGATGAAAAGTTATTATACGATACATTTTCAGCATTTGGTGTAATATTACAAACTCCAAAG attatgCGAGATCCTGAGACTGGAAACTCGAAAGGTTTTGCATTCATAAATTTTGCAAGTTTTGAAGCATCTGACGCATCAATTGAAGCGATGAATGGCCAGTACCTTTGTAACAGGCCTATATCAGTGTCTTATGCAtttaaaaaagattcaaaaGGAGAACGGCATGGTTCAGCAGCAGAACGTTTACTCGCAGCCCAAAATCCTCTATCACAGGCAGATAGACCTCATCAACTGTTTGCTGATGCACCCCCAATAG GTATGATGCCAATGACAATCGCACCTCCACCACCACCAGTAATAATGGGAATGATGCCACCTCCGCCTCCTACTCTATCTAACATGCCTCCGCCCCCACCTCCGGTTCCTCCACCAGGTTCATTTCCTTCAGGTATTCCACCTCCTCCTTTACCTCCTTCCCAACCACCCTTACCCCCCGGTGCTCCTCCACTTGCCACAACTGGTGTTTCCCAACGGCCCCCTCCTCCACCCCCGCCTGTTGCTCCACGCGGTATGATACCACCTCCACCACCTTGGTCGGGAGCTCCTGGTACTCTACCTATACCTTCTGGACCACCCAACTCCACTAGTTCTGGGTTTGGAGGAATGTTTCCACCACCGCCACCCCCTGGAGGACGACCGCCTCCTCCTAGTTGGAGACCGCCGCCTCCGCCACCCCCCGGATTTGCAGCAAATAGACCACCATTCCCACCAAGAGGACCACCTCCTCCACCACCTAactttgataattaa
- the LOC130900843 gene encoding uncharacterized protein LOC130900843 — MADGSKKLFGGLSAYLSTFGGRDFTGHTNRILNFLFIYSLATNWNFCGKRGEKKAFKNLNVKDVIIGAVRKSSPLVSQKEIEDTIKVWLKHAPEKLKKQQHGNP, encoded by the exons ATGGCGGACGGCAGCAAAAAGTTGTTTGGCGGTTTG tcggcatatctatcgacttttggagggagagattttactggacatacaaaccgcattttaaattttttgttcatttattctcttgcaactaattggaatttttgtggcaaacgaggtgagaaaaaggcttttaaaaacttaaacgtaaaggatgtgattattg gtgCTGTAAGAAAAAGCTCCCCTCTAGTCAgtcagaaagaaatagaagataccatcaaggtgtggttgaaacatgcaccagagaaattgaaaaagcagcaGCATGGCAAcccgtaa